From a region of the Candidatus Gracilibacteria bacterium genome:
- a CDS encoding polysaccharide biosynthesis protein, whose product MIDQHGSLAEKFIKKGVWLYIFSFIIAPMGYIIKIIVSGELSVSELGILYGIISLITMISAYNDFGMTESINHFVPKFVTEKRFDKVKSILLYALIAQMSTGISIALFFYFGADYISEHYFKSIAAAGSLKVFAFYFLGINVLQILTVFLQSIQNTFLQKSIELIRMICTLLLTVGVFMMDYGSLVNYSYTWVLGIYIGIIFAVTLFYFKYFKLYFQNERILWDKDLFITIFKYGGLVFLGSQAGVILSQIDMQMIIFMLGTTDAGYYTNYLSIISIPFMIIGPIFGLLFPVFSELHSKGENDKITLVKSIFTNNFLIIGLAFNIFLFTFSLPIAYVLFGIKYLTSGVILQYSVLFLVFNFLLQINFSILAGVGKVKERLKIVLAAVGINFVTNIIFIYLFGVIGAAIATGIGWIYMWGATEYFTRDDYPLKLDKINIIKNVLFLGVLSFIILYIFGNFTYFTFNISRIFGFFILLGTSLIYFCIFFIINYSMFQNFYSEIKKLRK is encoded by the coding sequence ATGATTGACCAACATTGATCACTCGCTGAGAAATTCATAAAAAAATGAGTGTGGCTCTATATTTTTAGTTTTATTATAGCTCCGATGGGCTATATTATAAAAATAATAGTTTCTTGAGAACTCAGTGTAAGTGAACTATGAATACTCTATGGAATTATTAGTCTCATCACTATGATTTCTGCATATAATGATTTTTGAATGACGGAAAGCATCAACCATTTTGTTCCAAAATTTGTTACTGAAAAACGATTTGATAAAGTAAAAAGTATTTTGTTATATGCCTTGATTGCTCAGATGAGTACAGGAATATCAATTGCTTTATTTTTCTATTTTTGAGCTGATTATATATCAGAACATTATTTTAAATCTATTGCTGCAGCTTGATCACTCAAAGTATTTGCATTTTATTTTCTTGGAATAAATGTCTTACAAATTTTGACAGTTTTTCTACAATCTATCCAAAATACTTTTCTTCAAAAATCAATCGAGCTGATTAGAATGATTTGTACACTCCTTCTTACTGTATGAGTATTTATGATGGATTACGGTTCACTCGTAAATTATAGTTATACATGGGTATTAGGGATATATATTTGAATTATATTTGCAGTAACATTATTTTATTTTAAATATTTCAAACTATATTTTCAAAATGAGAGAATACTCTGGGATAAAGATTTATTCATAACTATTTTTAAATATTGAGGATTAGTATTTTTATGAAGTCAGGCTTGAGTTATACTCAGTCAAATAGATATGCAAATGATAATTTTCATGCTTGGAACGACTGACGCTTGATATTATACCAACTACCTCTCCATAATATCAATTCCATTTATGATTATAGGTCCAATTTTTGGATTGTTATTCCCTGTTTTCTCAGAGTTACATAGTAAGTGAGAAAATGATAAAATCACACTCGTAAAAAGTATATTTACAAACAATTTTTTAATTATTGGACTAGCATTTAATATATTTTTATTTACTTTCTCTCTTCCAATAGCGTATGTCCTATTTTGAATAAAGTATTTAACTTCTGGAGTTATACTACAATATTCTGTCCTATTTCTTGTTTTTAATTTTTTACTACAAATTAATTTTAGTATTCTTGCTTGAGTGTGAAAAGTTAAAGAAAGACTTAAAATTGTTCTCGCTGCTGTATGAATAAATTTTGTCACTAACATTATATTCATATATTTATTTTGAGTGATTTGAGCCGCAATAGCTACCTGAATTGGTTGGATATACATGTGGGGAGCAACTGAATATTTTACGAGAGACGATTATCCTCTTAAGTTAGATAAAATAAATATAATAAAAAATGTATTATTTTTATGAGTATTATCTTTTATAATACTTTATATATTTTGAAATTTTACATATTTTACTTTCAATATATCTAGGATATTTTGATTTTTTATATTACTATGAACTTCACTTATTTATTTTTGTATATTTTTTATAATAAACTATAGTATGTTTCAGAATTTTTATAGCGAAATAAAAAAACTACGGAAATAA
- the wecB gene encoding UDP-N-acetylglucosamine 2-epimerase (non-hydrolyzing) encodes MKKILTIVGTRPELIRMSEIIKLLDKHTQHIFVHTGQNFTKELHDNFFTDLNIRLPDYQFNQIGKNGLAFIGQMYLDVEKVIIKEKPDAILILGDTHSALSAYVGKMYGVPIFHMEAGNRCFDETVPEENNRKIIDSLSTYLLPYTQRSRENLLLEGYHPSKIIVTGNPISEVISKYTIIENISKEKYVLVTLHRHENLIDKNKLEEIFSALRKISEKQKVVLSLHPKLKNMLEKYDIKLGDYIEGHLPFTFSEFISLEKFATCVLSDSGTVPEECSIFKTPCILLRTSTERPELLENNSMVLSGTRYEEIVQAFEVAINTSIGEIPSDYKDLNVSEKILKNILRHI; translated from the coding sequence ATGAAAAAAATACTTACAATAGTCGGAACTAGGCCAGAACTCATACGAATGAGTGAAATTATTAAATTGCTGGATAAACATACTCAACATATTTTTGTTCACACCTGACAAAACTTTACGAAAGAGTTACATGATAATTTTTTTACTGATTTAAATATTCGTCTTCCAGATTACCAATTTAATCAAATCTGAAAAAATGGTTTAGCATTTATAGGTCAAATGTATCTTGATGTAGAAAAAGTCATCATTAAGGAAAAACCAGATGCTATTTTAATACTTTGAGATACTCACTCTGCACTTTCTGCCTATGTAGGAAAAATGTACTGAGTGCCTATTTTTCATATGGAGGCAGGAAATAGATGTTTTGATGAAACAGTTCCAGAAGAAAATAACCGTAAAATTATTGATTCTCTCTCAACTTATTTATTGCCTTATACCCAGAGAAGTCGTGAAAATCTCCTCTTAGAATGATATCATCCAAGTAAAATTATAGTGACTTGAAATCCAATTTCTGAGGTTATATCAAAATATACTATTATAGAAAATATATCTAAAGAGAAATATGTATTGGTAACACTCCATAGACATGAAAATCTGATTGATAAAAATAAATTAGAAGAAATATTTTCAGCATTAAGAAAAATTTCAGAAAAACAAAAAGTTGTTCTCTCGCTGCATCCGAAATTAAAAAATATGCTTGAAAAATATGATATTAAGTTGTGAGATTACATAGAATGACATCTTCCATTTACTTTTTCAGAATTTATAAGCCTAGAGAAATTTGCTACTTGTGTTTTATCTGATAGTGGAACGGTGCCGGAAGAATGCTCTATATTTAAAACTCCTTGTATATTACTCAGAACTTCGACAGAACGACCAGAGCTCTTAGAAAATAATTCTATGGTACTTAGTGGCACTAGATATGAAGAGATTGTTCAAGCATTCGAAGTTGCAATCAATACAAGCATATGAGAGATTCCATCTGATTATAAGGACTTGAATGTTTCTGAAAAAATTTTAAAAAATATATTACGTCATATTTAA
- a CDS encoding polysaccharide biosynthesis protein produces the protein MHLDFNNKRILITGGTGSWGNELTKQLLEKYNPKQIIIYSRGELAQVMMSRKFSDYKNIKYAIGDVRDLTRLMECMKNVDYVFHLAALKHVPVCEDYPEESVKTNVTGTENVVKAAKLNNVSVVIDVSTDKACNPINVYGSCKSLGEKLMIQANDEHSTTKFVCIRAGNVMGTNGSIIPFFKDLLKNTDKKLPITDIGMTRYFMTLEQAIGLVFKATEQCFGGEIFVTKMPACNILDIAQVLADYYKKELDYEVIGIRPGEKLHEELVSEYESINTVESDNFRIILPMTHSLEKQYDKYPKMVEHKYTSNDELMNKIEIKQMLQDGGFLSN, from the coding sequence ATGCATCTAGATTTCAATAATAAAAGAATTCTCATAACTGGTGGGACAGGTTCATGGGGTAATGAACTCACAAAACAACTTCTTGAAAAGTATAATCCTAAACAAATAATAATTTATTCAAGATGAGAGCTAGCTCAAGTTATGATGTCTCGAAAATTTTCTGACTATAAAAATATAAAATATGCAATTGGTGATGTAAGAGATCTTACCAGACTAATGGAATGTATGAAAAATGTAGATTATGTATTTCATCTTGCTGCTTTAAAACACGTACCTGTTTGTGAAGATTACCCAGAAGAAAGTGTGAAAACAAATGTTACAGGAACTGAAAATGTAGTGAAAGCAGCTAAACTCAATAATGTTTCAGTTGTAATAGATGTATCGACAGACAAAGCATGTAATCCAATAAATGTTTATGGGAGTTGCAAGTCTCTTTGAGAAAAACTTATGATTCAAGCCAACGATGAACATTCTACTACTAAGTTTGTTTGTATAAGAGCATGAAATGTAATGTGAACTAATGGCTCAATTATCCCATTTTTTAAGGATTTACTTAAAAATACAGATAAAAAACTACCAATTACTGATATCTGAATGACCCGATATTTTATGACTTTAGAACAAGCAATTTGACTTGTTTTTAAAGCAACAGAACAATGTTTTTGATGAGAGATATTTGTAACTAAAATGCCTGCTTGTAATATTCTTGATATTGCTCAAGTGCTGGCTGATTATTATAAAAAAGAATTAGATTATGAGGTTATATGAATTCGACCTTGAGAAAAACTTCACGAAGAACTTGTATCTGAGTATGAATCAATAAACACAGTAGAGAGTGATAATTTTAGAATTATTCTTCCTATGACTCATAGTTTGGAAAAGCAGTATGACAAATATCCTAAGATGGTTGAACACAAATACACTTCCAATGATGAACTTATGAATAAAATCGAAATAAAACAGATGCTTCAAGACTGATGATTTCTGAGTAATTAA
- a CDS encoding glycosyltransferase codes for MKVSIIIPVYNGANFLELAINSALNQSYKDIEIIVVNDGSNDNGETEKVALSFNDKIKYFYKDNGGVSSSLNYGIQKSNGAYISWLSHDDIYHEDKIKKSIEHLKSIDSGKNIIFTDYKLISETGEFLKNINSPNKIEDVFFGLISNTFALNGCTLLIPKEVFTNIGYFNTKLKTTQDYDMWLRCLKGGYKFINLSENLVDYRIHGNQDSIKKKSLFHKEIKDAQKKVLLSFSIDDINIGSGKKINKHLTYIYLRYLFIKNNILLSLTSLSQKLGFYDFLAPIYRKLFIK; via the coding sequence ATGAAAGTATCAATCATTATTCCAGTTTACAACTGAGCTAATTTTTTAGAACTGGCTATAAATAGTGCACTCAATCAAAGCTATAAAGATATAGAGATTATAGTAGTAAATGATGGTTCTAATGACAATTGAGAAACTGAAAAAGTAGCACTTTCTTTTAATGACAAAATAAAATATTTCTACAAAGATAATTGATGAGTTTCAAGTTCACTAAACTACTGAATACAAAAATCAAATGGAGCATATATATCTTGGTTATCTCATGACGATATCTATCACGAAGATAAAATTAAAAAAAGTATTGAGCATCTAAAAAGCATTGATAGTTGAAAAAATATAATATTTACAGATTATAAACTTATATCAGAGACGTGAGAGTTCTTGAAAAACATAAATAGTCCAAATAAAATAGAGGATGTATTTTTTGGACTGATTTCAAATACTTTCGCTCTCAATGGTTGCACTCTTCTCATTCCTAAGGAAGTATTTACAAATATATGATATTTCAATACAAAGTTAAAAACAACTCAAGATTATGATATGTGGTTAAGATGCTTAAAGTGATGATATAAGTTTATAAATCTTTCAGAAAATCTTGTAGACTATAGAATACACGGAAATCAAGATAGTATAAAAAAGAAGTCACTCTTCCATAAAGAAATAAAGGATGCTCAAAAAAAAGTACTCTTAAGTTTTTCTATTGATGATATAAATATATGAAGTTGAAAAAAAATAAATAAACACCTCACTTATATATATTTACGATATTTATTTATAAAAAATAATATTCTCCTTTCTCTCACTTCTTTAAGTCAAAAACTTTGATTTTATGACTTTTTAGCTCCTATTTATAGAAAACTATTTATAAAATAA
- a CDS encoding glycosyltransferase, with protein sequence MENKFLDFKPKISIICLIYKSNEWLDFIYNQVLKHTDMGNVEFFFIANNASLEVKNYLVHNYIPHHIFESNEVQKEEWYINNVYRGYNYGVEKAKGEYVVFINSDMAFSNDWLPNLTNKYNGTNCIASRLIESGKYLSGKYGLEKNFGTEFFNYQESKFLEFTNHYKQENILKNGGLYMPLFIKKSDFLKVGGYPEGNILDGSDLYKPIIAKKGEKISYTGDEALIEKLKLHGINHTTSFDSIVYHFQAGELSYNLKNEIENKLNICIYNDIVGGTMGEKVLWNYLIEKLPGNVFGIDKRIVGKEGNLGKKVNSLIQEKYRNTGLIIQNATFIEKMDNEIPTIMYLQDDIRKMGYSTILQEDNLKKSDLIISNSLYTKESYSDYDSEVLAIGVDENIFKPQNKSELRNKYGIPNGDVGIFVGSLNEAKGWDEIKNIIISDTSISHWIIVSKYKEEFKSEKISFFSQVSQEILSELINCANFFILGSKVETQCLAAIEAALCDVPIIMRDIGIFQEFTQGEKNKLGIFGNDLEQSIFIFLKHKNFYTPREVIMNKEININKMIEKWIELISRFLIIQKSKSSLNGVTYSKPNVFYRIEIYIRRNILSIAGIENFNINNIWNANFYKKVVYNIYIKIVGK encoded by the coding sequence ATGGAAAATAAATTCTTAGATTTCAAGCCAAAAATTTCTATTATATGTCTTATTTATAAAAGCAATGAATGGTTAGATTTCATATATAATCAAGTATTAAAACATACTGATATGTGAAATGTAGAGTTCTTTTTTATTGCTAATAATGCATCACTTGAAGTAAAAAATTATTTGGTTCATAATTATATCCCACATCACATATTTGAATCTAACGAAGTTCAAAAAGAAGAGTGGTATATTAATAATGTTTATAGATGATATAACTATTGAGTAGAAAAAGCAAAGTGAGAATATGTTGTTTTTATTAACTCTGATATGGCTTTTTCAAACGATTGGCTACCAAATCTTACAAATAAATACAACTGAACTAATTGCATCGCATCAAGGCTTATTGAATCAGGTAAATATTTATCTTGAAAATACTGACTAGAAAAAAACTTTGGTACAGAATTTTTTAATTATCAAGAATCTAAATTTCTCGAGTTTACAAATCATTATAAACAAGAGAATATATTAAAAAACGGTGGATTATATATGCCTTTATTTATTAAGAAATCTGATTTTCTTAAAGTATGATGATATCCGGAATGAAACATATTAGATTGATCGGATTTATATAAACCGATTATTGCAAAAAAATGAGAAAAAATTTCTTATACCTGAGATGAGGCACTGATTGAGAAATTAAAATTGCATTGAATCAATCATACTACTTCTTTTGACTCTATAGTATATCATTTTCAAGCTGGAGAATTATCTTATAATCTTAAAAATGAAATTGAAAACAAGTTAAATATTTGTATATACAATGACATAGTTTGATGAACTATGTGAGAAAAGGTATTATGGAATTATTTAATAGAAAAACTCCCTTGAAATGTGTTTTGAATAGATAAAAGGATTGTTTGAAAAGAAGGTAATTTAGGTAAAAAAGTAAATTCACTTATCCAAGAGAAATATAGAAATACAGGTTTGATAATTCAAAATGCTACTTTTATAGAAAAAATGGATAACGAGATTCCAACAATTATGTATCTACAAGATGACATAAGAAAAATGTGATATAGTACTATATTACAAGAAGATAACTTAAAAAAATCAGACTTAATAATCAGTAATTCACTTTATACTAAAGAGTCTTATTCAGATTATGATTCTGAAGTTTTAGCTATTTGAGTAGATGAAAATATATTTAAACCACAAAATAAGTCTGAATTAAGAAATAAATATTGAATCCCAAACTGAGATGTTTGAATATTTGTATGAAGTTTAAATGAGGCAAAATGATGGGATGAGATTAAAAACATAATAATTTCAGACACATCAATATCTCATTGGATTATTGTGAGTAAATATAAAGAAGAATTTAAAAGTGAAAAAATTAGTTTTTTTTCTCAAGTATCTCAAGAAATTCTTTCTGAGCTTATTAATTGTGCTAATTTCTTTATATTAGGATCTAAAGTTGAAACTCAGTGCTTAGCTGCAATAGAGGCAGCACTTTGTGATGTTCCAATCATTATGAGAGACATTTGAATATTCCAAGAATTCACTCAATGAGAAAAAAATAAATTATGAATATTTTGAAATGATTTAGAACAATCAATATTTATTTTTTTGAAGCATAAAAATTTCTATACACCAAGAGAAGTAATAATGAATAAAGAAATAAATATTAACAAGATGATTGAAAAATGGATTGAGCTTATTTCTAGGTTTTTAATCATTCAAAAATCAAAATCTAGTTTGAATTGAGTCACATATAGTAAACCCAATGTGTTTTATAGAATTGAGATATATATTAGAAGGAATATACTATCTATTGCCTGAATAGAAAATTTCAACATAAATAATATTTGGAATGCAAATTTCTATAAAAAAGTAGTCTATAATATATATATAAAAATCGTATGAAAATAG
- a CDS encoding glycosyltransferase, whose translation MKIVTLLPLYNHIDRKFYGKDIIQIGETFKKVKGFNFSFWSLNKQAKRLSVEGTQYEGSKNIISLLWKLITKSKEIDILHLYGIKRDTLFISIIYKFFNKTGFIYVKSDSSLLRNGIDTRTSLNIIPNIILRIFLKNINVLGLEDKTLLKYFKNRFPKFQNKFMFLPCGAVELENDELILKKENIITLCGRFGAKEKNFEIIIDMLLEENNDFLKNWNIQFIGEIHTNFQDKINHLLKLKPELKNKIILHGFIYDKKDLYKLLNKSKIFIITSLSEGEPNVQFDAMYCGNVMLSRDVGTIRQNYPEKFTIFFDDLGNLKSKLTNIIEKTNEMNISDYQGIKDICIKEFTWEKSLKPLLDKF comes from the coding sequence ATGAAAATAGTTACTTTACTCCCATTATATAATCATATTGATCGGAAATTTTATTGAAAAGACATAATTCAAATTTGAGAGACTTTTAAAAAAGTAAAGTGATTTAATTTCTCTTTTTGGTCATTAAATAAACAAGCGAAGAGATTATCAGTTGAGGGTACACAATATGAATGAAGTAAAAATATTATTTCTCTTTTATGGAAGTTAATAACAAAATCTAAGGAGATTGATATTTTACACTTGTACTGAATTAAAAGAGATACACTATTCATCTCTATAATTTATAAATTTTTTAATAAAACATGATTTATCTATGTAAAATCTGATTCGTCTTTATTAAGAAATTGAATAGATACAAGGACTAGTTTAAATATAATACCAAACATAATTTTAAGAATTTTCTTAAAAAATATAAATGTATTAGGACTAGAAGATAAAACTTTACTTAAATATTTTAAAAATCGATTTCCTAAATTTCAGAATAAATTTATGTTCCTTCCTTGTTGAGCTGTTGAACTAGAAAATGATGAATTAATTTTAAAAAAAGAAAATATTATTACTCTTTGCTGAAGATTTGGAGCTAAGGAGAAAAATTTTGAGATTATTATTGACATGCTATTAGAAGAAAATAATGATTTTTTAAAAAATTGGAATATTCAATTTATTTGAGAAATTCATACAAACTTTCAAGATAAAATCAATCATCTTTTAAAGCTGAAACCAGAATTAAAAAATAAAATAATATTACATTGATTTATATATGACAAAAAAGATTTATATAAACTTCTGAACAAATCTAAAATATTCATTATCACTTCCCTCTCAGAGTGAGAACCAAATGTTCAGTTTGATGCAATGTATTGTTGAAATGTAATGTTGAGCAGAGATGTATGAACTATAAGACAGAATTATCCTGAAAAATTTACAATTTTCTTTGATGATCTATGAAATTTAAAGTCTAAACTAACAAATATAATAGAGAAAACTAACGAAATGAATATATCAGATTATCAGTGAATTAAAGATATTTGTATTAAAGAATTTACATGGGAAAAGTCACTCAAGCCACTTTTAGATAAATTTTAA
- a CDS encoding NAD(P)-dependent oxidoreductase, protein MTDTNIILITGGTGRLGKAFKKILPQALFPSRKEMDILDSKDIEQYIVTFKPDTIIHLAALASIPKCEENKDLAWNTNVLAARNLVEISKKHGVKKFIYLQSACIFSGEEDFMYDEDSIPAPKHYYGLTKLIAEEIIKSYNSDIFQTIIARTNFTTMPWEYPKAFTDRFGTYLFAQGVAKGILEIIETKTNLPIIHICGDREISMFEYAKLGGSIVEPMTLDDYNGPALTKRMSLTTKYWHTYKIEDSNFNDN, encoded by the coding sequence ATGACTGACACTAATATAATTCTTATAACATGAGGTACTTGAAGACTTGGAAAAGCATTTAAAAAAATATTGCCTCAAGCACTGTTTCCTAGTAGAAAAGAGATGGATATTTTAGACAGTAAAGATATTGAACAATATATAGTTACATTTAAACCAGATACAATTATTCATCTTGCAGCTCTTGCATCCATTCCAAAATGTGAAGAGAATAAAGATCTTGCATGGAACACAAATGTCCTTGCAGCGAGAAATTTAGTTGAAATATCAAAAAAACATTGAGTTAAGAAATTTATTTATCTACAATCTGCATGTATTTTTAGCTGAGAGGAAGACTTTATGTATGACGAGGATAGTATTCCTGCTCCGAAACATTATTATGGTCTCACAAAACTTATAGCAGAAGAAATAATTAAATCTTATAATTCAGATATTTTTCAAACTATTATAGCTAGAACAAATTTTACAACAATGCCTTGGGAATATCCTAAAGCCTTCACAGATCGTTTCGGAACATATTTATTTGCACAGTGAGTTGCAAAAGGAATATTGGAAATAATAGAGACTAAAACAAATTTACCAATAATTCATATTTGTTGAGATAGAGAAATATCTATGTTTGAATACGCAAAGCTAGGAGGAAGTATAGTTGAACCTATGACATTGGATGATTACAATTGACCTGCACTTACTAAAAGAATGTCACTTACAACTAAATATTGGCACACATATAAAATAGAGGATAGTAATTTTAACGATAACTAA
- a CDS encoding class I SAM-dependent methyltransferase yields MFQKFKKLLIKSSNDNWHEDFIVHLAKVLKPNVYVELGLYKCELFNRIIPHSKKLIGVDLSTDAGKYMKKTDKTTFYNMTTDECYLKLKEQNLKIDLLFIDANHSKESVKLDFDNYFNLVSDQGVILLHDGFPRNKKFTESGYCGDGYLAIKELTQEKDRYEMMTIPMHPGVTICRKRKNHLDWK; encoded by the coding sequence ATGTTTCAAAAATTTAAAAAATTATTAATAAAAAGTTCAAATGATAATTGGCACGAAGATTTTATTGTTCATTTAGCAAAGGTACTAAAACCAAATGTATATGTAGAACTATGATTATATAAATGTGAATTATTTAATAGAATTATTCCTCATTCTAAGAAATTAATTTGAGTTGATTTATCAACTGATGCTTGAAAATATATGAAAAAAACTGATAAAACTACATTTTATAACATGACCACAGATGAATGTTATTTAAAATTAAAAGAACAAAACTTGAAAATAGATTTATTATTCATTGATGCAAACCATTCAAAAGAATCTGTGAAATTAGATTTTGATAACTATTTCAATTTGGTTTCGGATCAATGAGTCATTCTGCTTCATGATTGATTTCCAAGAAATAAAAAATTTACAGAAAGTGGTTATTGTTGAGATTGATACCTAGCAATAAAAGAATTAACACAAGAAAAAGATAGATACGAAATGATGACAATACCTATGCATCCATGAGTAACAATTTGTAGAAAAAGAAAAAATCATTTAGATTGGAAATAA
- a CDS encoding glycosyltransferase family 4 protein yields the protein MKKKIAFVAPVRGGGPYELYKNLVKELNDNYEDIDCNFVSGVKPWLQLHINRDKYEIIISSIPFLWKPIGSKFILNINGIFWKELSFSLGGIIALLYPYNSLFADKIIYSSDFLRKKIGYGKIKSDVIYPFVIKENHNHKKNNFLKEKKEINMLTVTSFSFLDKAKGVIDIIKKLQIIDCDKNITFTVVGGGKYLKYIKKQVSSLELDKNINILFTGMLNKSEVYNLYISSDIFIYSTFQDTFGISIIEAMSFCLPVILNNYILFNEIFPNILRVDDSEDFINVLNNLINNSDFYEHSIKQSLITCNTYSSTNIVPQWYKKVIINNF from the coding sequence ATGAAAAAAAAGATAGCATTTGTAGCACCAGTTAGATGATGATGACCATATGAGTTATATAAAAATCTAGTTAAAGAGTTGAATGATAACTATGAGGATATTGATTGTAATTTTGTTTCTTGAGTAAAACCTTGGCTACAATTACATATAAATAGAGATAAATATGAGATTATTATTTCATCAATTCCTTTTTTATGGAAACCTATATGATCAAAATTTATCTTAAATATTAATGGTATTTTTTGGAAAGAACTAAGTTTTTCCCTCTGATGAATTATTGCATTATTGTATCCCTATAATTCATTATTTGCTGATAAGATTATTTATTCATCTGATTTTTTGAGAAAAAAGATAGGTTACTGAAAAATTAAATCTGATGTTATTTATCCATTTGTAATAAAAGAAAATCATAATCATAAGAAAAATAATTTTCTAAAAGAAAAAAAGGAAATTAACATGCTCACAGTCACAAGTTTTTCGTTTTTAGATAAAGCCAAAGGAGTTATTGATATAATTAAAAAATTACAAATTATAGATTGTGATAAAAATATTACTTTTACAGTGGTTTGAGGAGGGAAATATCTAAAATATATAAAAAAACAAGTTTCAAGTCTTGAATTAGATAAAAATATCAACATATTATTTACTTGAATGCTAAATAAATCTGAGGTTTATAACTTGTATATCAGTTCAGATATTTTTATTTACTCAACTTTCCAAGACACTTTTTGAATATCAATTATTGAAGCTATGAGTTTTTGTCTGCCAGTAATTTTAAATAACTATATTTTATTTAATGAAATTTTTCCTAATATTCTAAGAGTAGATGATTCAGAAGATTTTATAAATGTTCTAAATAATCTCATAAATAATTCTGATTTTTATGAACATTCTATTAAACAATCCTTAATAACATGTAATACATACTCATCTACGAATATTGTTCCCCAATGGTATAAAAAAGTAATTATAAATAATTTTTAG